A part of Curtobacterium sp. MCLR17_036 genomic DNA contains:
- a CDS encoding LysM peptidoglycan-binding domain-containing protein, producing MDNAADDAARRARSARFATVPIVLAGTIAVTAGLTGPVAHAEPRHDDQDANHERHVDQDRVVSDRPVFSTAVARPTQTVVTTVAATASVPSSYTVRQGDTVSGIAARFGLSAQEVLVRNGLGWNTIIHPGQTLHLASTPAVTTASTRTSGSATPGTTASTGSSTSSYHVKSGDTVSGIASRVGVSTSALLSANRLSQRSVIYPGQTLRVPHGATTSASSSTASSTSGSGGTWASRSSSVKIAAGDTVGSIAAAHHVSVASLLSANGLSYTSTIYAGGTLVLPGAASTVVAAPSGAAVSSAVGLSAQQRQNAATIVAVGRSLGVPDRGIVVALAAAIQESSLRNLAHGDRDSVGLFQQRPSQGWGSAAALQDPTHAAKLFYGGRSNPNAGKTRGLLDVPGWASMSVTDAAQAVQRSAYPKAYAHWASAAEGWLATL from the coding sequence GTGGACAACGCCGCAGACGACGCCGCCCGGCGCGCGCGATCCGCCCGCTTCGCCACCGTTCCCATCGTCCTCGCGGGGACCATCGCGGTCACCGCCGGGCTCACCGGCCCCGTCGCGCACGCCGAACCGCGGCACGACGACCAGGACGCGAACCACGAGCGCCACGTCGACCAGGACCGCGTCGTCAGCGACCGCCCGGTGTTCAGCACCGCCGTCGCCCGTCCGACACAGACCGTCGTGACCACCGTCGCGGCGACGGCCTCGGTGCCGTCCTCGTACACGGTCCGTCAGGGCGACACCGTCTCCGGCATCGCGGCACGCTTCGGCCTCTCCGCGCAGGAGGTCCTCGTGCGCAACGGCCTCGGCTGGAACACCATCATCCACCCGGGCCAGACGCTGCACCTCGCGTCGACGCCCGCGGTCACCACCGCGTCCACGCGCACCTCGGGGTCCGCGACGCCGGGCACCACCGCGTCCACCGGGTCGAGCACCTCGAGCTACCACGTGAAGTCGGGCGACACGGTCTCCGGCATCGCCTCGCGCGTTGGCGTGTCCACGTCCGCGCTCCTGTCGGCGAACCGGCTCTCGCAGCGCAGCGTCATCTATCCGGGCCAGACGCTCCGGGTGCCGCACGGCGCCACGACCTCGGCATCGTCCTCGACTGCGTCGTCCACGTCCGGCTCCGGCGGGACGTGGGCGTCCCGTTCGTCCTCGGTGAAGATCGCCGCGGGCGACACCGTCGGCTCGATCGCCGCCGCGCACCACGTGTCGGTCGCGTCGCTCCTGTCCGCGAACGGCCTGAGCTACACGAGCACCATCTACGCGGGCGGCACCCTCGTCCTGCCCGGTGCCGCGTCCACCGTCGTCGCCGCGCCCTCCGGTGCCGCGGTGAGCTCCGCCGTCGGGCTGAGCGCCCAGCAGCGGCAGAACGCCGCGACGATCGTCGCCGTCGGACGCTCCCTCGGCGTGCCGGACCGTGGCATCGTCGTCGCCCTCGCCGCCGCGATACAGGAGTCGAGCCTCCGCAACCTCGCGCACGGCGACCGCGACTCGGTCGGCCTGTTCCAGCAGCGGCCGAGCCAGGGCTGGGGCAGCGCCGCGGCACTGCAGGACCCGACCCACGCCGCGAAGCTGTTCTACGGCGGCCGGTCGAACCCGAACGCCGGCAAGACGCGCGGCCTGCTCGACGTGCCCGGTTGGGCGTCGATGAGCGTCACGGACGCGGCCCAGGCCGTGCAGCGTTCCGCCTACCCGAAGGCCTACGCCCACTGGGCGAGCGCCGCCGAGGGCTGGCTGGCCACGCTCTGA
- a CDS encoding Rv2175c family DNA-binding protein, with protein sequence MSAAPADDLSLSERWLTVPELVDMFSTSPGRIHRLFEQKTLLAARVGGVLRVPVEFLEDGEPMPELRGTLIVLGDNGFTDDEAVRWMLTVDDAMGATPIAALRAGRKAEVRRVAQSLL encoded by the coding sequence GTGAGTGCCGCACCCGCCGACGACCTGTCCCTCTCCGAACGCTGGCTGACCGTCCCCGAGCTGGTGGACATGTTCAGCACGAGCCCCGGACGGATCCACCGACTCTTCGAACAGAAGACCCTGCTCGCCGCCCGCGTCGGCGGTGTGCTCCGCGTGCCGGTCGAGTTCCTGGAGGACGGCGAGCCCATGCCCGAACTCCGCGGCACGCTCATCGTGCTCGGCGACAACGGCTTCACCGACGACGAGGCGGTCCGCTGGATGCTCACCGTCGACGACGCGATGGGCGCGACGCCGATCGCGGCGCTGCGTGCCGGACGCAAGGCCGAGGTGCGCCGCGTGGCCCAGTCGCTGCTCTAG
- a CDS encoding polyprenyl synthetase family protein, with amino-acid sequence MDLVSARIDRALDEQRERLLAISPDLAPFDQYARDLLSGGKRFRALFCYWGWQSVAGRSGSFDPLAEGSRQTTAEAVVTVAAALEVFHAAALVHDDIMDRSDTRRGRPAAHRRFESLHEESGFTGDRAQYGTNSALLLGDLLLSLSDSVFDEGLALLDPVRARIVRQEFHAMRLDVTAGQYLDVHEETAWPVIDESEHLLRAQRVIVFKSAKYSIEAPLVIGALVAGASDSQLEGLRSFGLPLGVAYQLRDDMLGVFGDPEVTGKPAGDDLREGKRTVLIASARKALPSGPRQLLDELLGDPDLDEAQVQMLRATLTESGAVAAVERSIDRHVARAKAALESSPLTPSARDQLASLADTVSRRSA; translated from the coding sequence GTGGACCTCGTATCGGCGCGTATCGACCGGGCACTCGACGAGCAGCGTGAGCGGCTCCTCGCGATCAGCCCCGACCTCGCGCCGTTCGACCAGTACGCCCGAGACCTGCTGTCCGGCGGCAAGCGCTTCCGGGCGCTGTTCTGCTACTGGGGATGGCAGTCGGTCGCGGGGCGCTCCGGCTCGTTCGACCCCCTCGCCGAGGGCTCGCGGCAGACCACCGCCGAGGCCGTCGTCACGGTCGCCGCCGCGCTCGAGGTCTTCCACGCCGCAGCCCTCGTGCACGACGACATCATGGACCGCTCGGACACCCGCCGCGGGCGCCCGGCGGCGCACCGCCGCTTCGAGTCCCTGCACGAGGAGTCCGGGTTCACCGGCGACCGGGCGCAGTACGGCACGAACTCGGCGCTGCTGCTCGGTGACCTGCTGCTCTCCCTGAGCGACTCCGTCTTCGACGAGGGCCTGGCGCTGCTCGACCCGGTCCGGGCGCGGATCGTCCGCCAGGAGTTCCACGCGATGCGCCTCGACGTCACCGCCGGGCAGTACCTCGACGTGCACGAGGAGACCGCCTGGCCCGTGATCGACGAGTCCGAGCACCTGCTCCGCGCCCAGCGTGTCATCGTCTTCAAGTCCGCCAAGTACTCGATCGAGGCCCCCCTCGTCATCGGCGCACTCGTCGCCGGCGCGAGCGACTCGCAGCTCGAGGGCCTGCGGTCCTTCGGTCTGCCGCTCGGAGTGGCGTACCAGCTGCGCGACGACATGCTCGGCGTCTTCGGCGACCCCGAGGTCACGGGCAAGCCCGCCGGCGACGACCTGCGCGAGGGCAAGCGCACCGTCCTCATCGCGTCCGCGCGCAAGGCGCTGCCGAGCGGCCCCCGGCAGCTGCTCGACGAGCTCCTCGGCGACCCGGACCTCGACGAGGCCCAGGTGCAGATGCTCCGCGCCACCCTCACCGAGTCCGGCGCGGTCGCCGCGGTCGAGCGGTCGATCGACCGGCACGTCGCGCGCGCCAAGGCCGCGCTCGAGTCCTCCCCGCTCACGCCGTCGGCACGCGACCAGCTCGCGTCGCTGGCCGACACGGTCAGCCGCCGCTCCGCGTAG
- a CDS encoding DUF3040 domain-containing protein, whose protein sequence is MPLSEQEQRLLEEMERSLYQNDSDFVARVTRRQGRPTYTSITLGVLGALAGVAVVIVGLAIKAPLLGILGFVVMLAGVLFALRPGLGAPKAKAPRSGRPSTGGSARPGGSSRPSNGGGSFMDRMNERWDKRNDQN, encoded by the coding sequence ATGCCGCTCTCGGAACAGGAGCAGCGCCTTCTCGAAGAGATGGAGCGCAGCCTCTACCAGAACGATTCCGACTTCGTGGCGCGTGTCACACGTCGACAGGGCCGTCCGACGTACACGTCCATCACGCTCGGCGTGCTCGGCGCCCTCGCCGGCGTGGCCGTCGTCATCGTCGGGCTCGCCATCAAGGCGCCGCTGCTCGGCATCCTCGGCTTCGTCGTGATGCTCGCCGGCGTGCTGTTCGCCCTGCGCCCCGGTCTCGGAGCGCCCAAGGCGAAGGCGCCGCGGTCCGGACGCCCCTCCACCGGCGGGTCCGCCCGTCCCGGTGGGTCGTCGCGACCGTCGAACGGCGGCGGCTCCTTCATGGACCGCATGAACGAGCGCTGGGACAAGCGGAACGACCAGAACTAG
- the mraZ gene encoding division/cell wall cluster transcriptional repressor MraZ encodes MLLGTHAPKLDEKGRVILPAKFRDELSGGLVMTRGQERCVVVFSARTFEELHERIRTAPMTSKRTRDYMRLFLSGASAEQPDKQNRVTIPQNLREYAGLERDLTVIGSGDRAEIWSTTAWEAYYAEAEEAFADNDEEVIPGIF; translated from the coding sequence GTGCTGCTCGGTACCCATGCCCCGAAGCTCGACGAGAAGGGTCGCGTGATCCTGCCCGCCAAGTTCCGGGATGAACTGTCCGGGGGACTCGTGATGACCCGCGGGCAGGAACGCTGCGTCGTGGTCTTCAGTGCCCGGACGTTCGAGGAACTCCACGAGCGCATCCGGACCGCCCCGATGACGTCGAAGCGCACCCGGGACTACATGCGCCTGTTCCTGTCCGGAGCGAGCGCGGAACAGCCCGACAAGCAGAACCGCGTCACCATCCCGCAGAACCTCCGCGAGTACGCGGGGCTCGAGCGAGACCTGACGGTCATCGGCAGCGGTGACCGTGCCGAGATCTGGTCGACCACCGCGTGGGAGGCCTACTACGCCGAAGCCGAAGAGGCGTTCGCCGACAACGACGAGGAGGTGATCCCGGGGATCTTCTGA
- the rsmH gene encoding 16S rRNA (cytosine(1402)-N(4))-methyltransferase RsmH: MAEDETPKFPHTPVMLDRIVDLFTPTLEGPGKVVVDATLGMGGHSEGLLERFPELTLIGLDRDTDALGIAGERLARFGDRVRLVHTVYDGIVDAIEGEGFTTVDGVLFDLGVSSLQLDRAERGFAYSQDAPLDMRMDRTEGQTAADVLATYDEGELRRIFQRYGEEKLAGRYARAIVERRASKPFTMSGDLVQVLHDATPVAVQRQGHPAKRVFQALRIEVNAELSVLERAIPAALDAIAVGGRIVVESYQSLEDRIVKRALVERTKSSAPAGLPVELPEHRPTYELVVKGAELADEAERAANPRATPVRLRAAERIRK, encoded by the coding sequence ATGGCCGAGGACGAGACTCCGAAGTTCCCGCACACGCCGGTGATGCTCGATCGCATCGTCGACCTGTTCACGCCGACCCTCGAAGGGCCGGGCAAGGTCGTCGTCGACGCCACCCTCGGCATGGGCGGTCACTCCGAGGGGCTGCTCGAGCGGTTCCCGGAGCTGACGCTCATCGGGCTCGACCGCGACACCGACGCGCTCGGCATCGCGGGGGAGCGGCTCGCTCGCTTCGGTGACCGTGTCCGCCTCGTGCACACCGTGTACGACGGCATCGTCGACGCGATCGAGGGCGAGGGGTTCACCACCGTCGACGGCGTGCTCTTCGACCTCGGGGTGAGCTCGCTGCAGCTGGACCGTGCCGAGCGCGGCTTCGCCTACAGCCAGGACGCCCCGCTCGACATGCGGATGGACCGGACCGAGGGGCAGACCGCCGCCGACGTGCTGGCCACCTACGACGAGGGCGAGCTGCGCCGCATCTTCCAGCGCTACGGCGAGGAGAAGCTCGCCGGTCGGTACGCCCGGGCGATCGTCGAGCGTCGCGCGAGCAAGCCCTTCACGATGTCCGGCGACCTGGTCCAGGTGCTGCACGACGCGACCCCGGTTGCCGTCCAGCGGCAGGGGCACCCCGCCAAGCGGGTGTTCCAGGCGTTGCGCATCGAGGTCAACGCCGAGCTGAGCGTGCTCGAACGCGCGATCCCGGCGGCGCTCGACGCCATCGCGGTCGGCGGACGCATCGTCGTCGAGTCGTACCAGTCGCTCGAGGACCGCATCGTCAAGCGGGCCCTCGTGGAGCGCACGAAGTCGAGCGCCCCCGCCGGGCTGCCGGTCGAACTGCCCGAGCACCGGCCGACGTACGAACTGGTCGTCAAGGGCGCCGAGCTGGCCGACGAGGCCGAACGCGCCGCCAACCCCCGAGCAACCCCCGTGCGCCTGCGCGCGGCCGAGCGGATCCGGAAGTGA
- a CDS encoding penicillin-binding protein 2, with protein sequence MTRTIRNRRLRYSIVMLAVIALVGVFVVRLVDIQVVQAAEMNKQSAAKRSIPVTVYGTRGSIVDRSGTALADSVTRYNITTAPRLVKKFTGTLGGTRKKQVSVDTALQALAKASGGDAATMRQNIAADPRSNFAYLVKGLDVKHFEAVRALEIPWVYKEQQAARVYPAGATTGNLTGFMGTDGAQAGLEYAYNRCLAGTNGSETYERGEDGVQLPGSTVTKTKAKDGGTLHTTIDSDLQYMAQQTIASAGKELQAESATATVTSVKTGEILAVADWPTVDPNDVDATTDKGAFGSRALTASYEPGSTIKAAIAAALLDQGKSSPTDQAVVPYSRTFPWGGRIQDSEFHQTENLTLTGILQNSSNVGITELGERLTSQQRYDYMKKFGLFEPESAIDYPGQPSMDYGSTPDWDQQTNINSMFGQGISTTAVQVASVFQTIANDGVRIPLHFVTGCTTADGTTIDAPDVQKQRVVSASAAEQTTQMLQSVVTGGTLVGMERISGYNIAAKTGTAEVAEGSKGYGGQRITSVAGMAPAEDPQYVVTVTFTKPQTNKWSSGAAPAFRTLMSQVLEKYRVAPSTTPAKLYPSTW encoded by the coding sequence GTGACCAGGACGATCCGCAACCGCCGACTGCGCTACAGCATCGTGATGCTCGCCGTGATCGCCCTGGTGGGCGTCTTCGTGGTGCGGCTCGTCGACATCCAGGTGGTGCAGGCGGCCGAGATGAACAAGCAGTCGGCGGCGAAGCGCAGCATCCCGGTGACCGTCTACGGCACCCGCGGGTCGATCGTCGATCGCAGCGGCACCGCCCTGGCGGACAGCGTGACGCGCTACAACATCACCACCGCGCCCCGGCTCGTCAAGAAGTTCACGGGCACGCTCGGCGGCACGCGCAAGAAGCAGGTGTCGGTCGACACGGCGCTCCAGGCCCTCGCGAAGGCGTCCGGGGGTGACGCGGCGACGATGCGGCAGAACATCGCGGCGGACCCGCGGTCGAACTTCGCGTACCTGGTCAAGGGCCTCGACGTGAAGCACTTCGAGGCGGTACGGGCGCTCGAGATCCCCTGGGTCTACAAGGAGCAGCAGGCGGCCCGGGTCTACCCGGCCGGGGCGACGACCGGCAACCTGACCGGCTTCATGGGCACCGACGGCGCGCAGGCCGGCCTGGAGTACGCGTACAACCGGTGCCTCGCCGGCACGAACGGCTCCGAGACGTACGAGCGCGGCGAGGACGGCGTGCAGCTGCCCGGCAGCACCGTGACGAAGACGAAGGCCAAGGACGGCGGCACCCTCCACACCACGATCGACAGCGACCTGCAGTACATGGCGCAGCAGACGATCGCGTCCGCCGGCAAGGAGCTGCAGGCGGAGTCGGCGACGGCGACGGTGACGAGCGTCAAGACCGGCGAGATCCTGGCGGTCGCCGACTGGCCGACCGTCGACCCGAACGACGTCGACGCCACCACGGACAAGGGGGCCTTCGGCTCGCGGGCGCTGACGGCCTCGTACGAGCCGGGCTCCACGATCAAGGCCGCCATCGCCGCGGCCCTGCTCGACCAGGGCAAGTCGAGTCCCACCGACCAGGCCGTCGTGCCCTACTCGCGCACGTTCCCCTGGGGCGGCCGCATCCAGGACTCGGAGTTCCACCAGACCGAGAACCTGACCCTGACCGGCATCCTGCAGAACTCGTCGAACGTCGGCATCACCGAGCTCGGCGAACGGCTGACGTCGCAGCAGCGCTACGACTACATGAAGAAGTTCGGCCTGTTCGAGCCGGAGAGCGCGATCGACTACCCGGGCCAGCCGTCGATGGACTACGGCTCGACGCCGGACTGGGACCAGCAGACGAACATCAACTCGATGTTCGGCCAGGGCATCTCGACGACCGCCGTGCAGGTCGCGAGCGTCTTCCAGACCATCGCCAACGACGGCGTGCGCATCCCGCTGCACTTCGTCACCGGCTGCACCACGGCCGACGGCACGACGATCGACGCGCCCGACGTGCAGAAGCAGCGCGTCGTGTCGGCGTCCGCCGCGGAGCAGACCACGCAGATGCTGCAGAGCGTCGTGACGGGCGGCACGCTCGTCGGCATGGAGCGGATCTCCGGCTACAACATCGCCGCCAAGACCGGTACGGCCGAGGTCGCCGAGGGCTCGAAGGGCTACGGCGGACAGCGCATCACGTCGGTGGCCGGAATGGCACCCGCCGAGGACCCCCAGTATGTTGTCACGGTGACGTTCACGAAGCCGCAGACCAACAAGTGGTCCAGTGGTGCGGCTCCGGCGTTCCGAACCCTCATGTCCCAGGTGCTCGAGAAGTACCGAGTAGCCCCCTCCACGACGCCGGCGAAGCTCTACCCGTCGACGTGGTGA
- a CDS encoding UDP-N-acetylmuramoyl-L-alanyl-D-glutamate--2,6-diaminopimelate ligase, with the protein MSARIPPVLRPEHPTPRAVAELANAFGMRVVGSVDAVETTGVTLSATEVQPGDLFVGVHGANRHGAQFATEAAERGAVAVLTDQDGVALVEPSGLPVLVVDDPRAALGDVAAWVYRTHPDEATDLPQLFAVTGTNGKTSTSYILEGILKQLGLVTGLSSTAERHIGSLSVTSRLTTPEASEMHALLARMRESEVRAVAVEVSAQALSRHRVDGIVFDVAAFTNLSHDHLDDYADMEEYYQAKLPLFQPEHARRGVVSLDTDWGHRVVQDSRIPVTTITVHPDVEAEWHVDIVEAHAAYTEFRLTGPEGRELTTRVPLIGWHMAANAALAIVMLVEGGFELGAIAQALETNHRQYADQGDDRPVSAIECYLPGRTERVSGEHGPSVYVDFGHSADAFENTLAAVRQFTAGRVLMLFGADGDRDTTKRGDMARVAAAGSDVLVVTDHHPRFEDAASIRKTLVDAAREAYPDHELYEVSPPEAAIRKAVSLLGEGDSILWAGPGHQDYRDIQGVRTPYSARDEARAALREAGWEPNAGPAEDIR; encoded by the coding sequence TTGTCCGCACGGATCCCCCCGGTCCTCCGACCCGAACACCCGACCCCGAGGGCCGTCGCCGAACTCGCCAACGCCTTCGGCATGCGAGTCGTCGGCTCGGTCGACGCCGTCGAGACGACCGGTGTCACCCTGAGCGCCACCGAGGTGCAGCCGGGCGACCTGTTCGTCGGCGTGCACGGCGCCAACCGCCACGGTGCGCAGTTCGCGACCGAGGCCGCCGAGCGCGGTGCCGTCGCGGTCCTCACCGACCAGGACGGCGTCGCGCTCGTCGAGCCCTCCGGCCTGCCGGTGCTCGTCGTCGACGACCCGCGCGCCGCCCTCGGCGACGTCGCGGCCTGGGTCTACCGCACCCACCCGGACGAGGCGACCGACCTGCCGCAGCTGTTCGCCGTCACCGGCACGAACGGCAAGACGAGCACGTCGTACATCCTCGAGGGGATCCTCAAGCAGCTCGGCCTGGTCACCGGCCTCAGCTCGACCGCGGAGCGCCACATCGGTTCGCTCAGCGTCACGAGCCGCCTGACCACGCCCGAGGCCAGCGAGATGCACGCGCTCCTCGCCCGGATGCGCGAGAGCGAGGTGCGCGCGGTCGCGGTCGAGGTCAGCGCGCAGGCCCTCAGCCGTCACCGGGTCGACGGCATCGTCTTCGACGTCGCGGCGTTCACGAACCTGTCGCACGACCACCTCGACGACTACGCCGACATGGAGGAGTACTACCAGGCGAAGCTCCCGCTGTTCCAGCCCGAGCACGCCCGTCGCGGCGTCGTCTCGCTGGACACCGACTGGGGCCACCGCGTGGTGCAGGACTCCCGCATCCCGGTCACCACGATCACCGTGCACCCGGACGTCGAGGCCGAGTGGCACGTCGACATCGTCGAGGCGCACGCCGCGTACACCGAGTTCCGCCTGACCGGCCCCGAGGGCCGCGAGCTGACCACCCGCGTGCCGCTCATCGGCTGGCACATGGCCGCGAACGCCGCGCTGGCGATAGTCATGCTCGTCGAGGGCGGCTTCGAGCTCGGCGCGATCGCCCAGGCGCTCGAGACGAACCACCGGCAGTACGCCGACCAGGGCGACGACCGTCCGGTGTCCGCGATCGAGTGCTACCTGCCCGGTCGCACCGAGCGGGTGTCCGGCGAGCACGGCCCGAGTGTCTACGTCGACTTCGGCCACAGCGCCGACGCCTTCGAGAACACCCTCGCCGCGGTCCGCCAGTTCACGGCCGGCCGGGTCCTCATGCTGTTCGGCGCCGACGGCGACCGCGACACGACCAAGCGCGGCGACATGGCGCGCGTGGCAGCTGCCGGCAGCGACGTCCTCGTCGTCACCGACCACCACCCCCGCTTCGAGGACGCCGCGTCGATCCGGAAGACCCTGGTCGACGCCGCACGCGAGGCCTACCCGGACCACGAGCTGTACGAGGTGAGTCCGCCCGAGGCGGCGATCCGCAAGGCGGTGAGCCTGCTCGGCGAGGGCGACTCGATCCTCTGGGCCGGTCCCGGCCACCAGGACTACCGCGACATCCAGGGCGTCCGCACGCCGTACTCCGCCCGCGACGAGGCCCGTGCGGCCCTGCGCGAGGCCGGCTGGGAGCCGAACGCCGGCCCGGCGGAGGACATCCGATGA
- the murF gene encoding UDP-N-acetylmuramoyl-tripeptide--D-alanyl-D-alanine ligase, translating to MIALTLAEIARAVDGELIGGAQATDVAEPGDLVVDGSVETDSRLVRPGSVFFALPGEVTDGRRFVPAATEAGAALVITPERVDTTAPQIVVADGYAALAALAHEVVTRVRTASADRVDAEGRPAPLHVVGITGSNGKTSTKNMLRTILEQHGETVAPQGSFNNHVGAPISMLRVTYDTRYLVVEMGASGVGHIAKLVSIAEPDTGVVLKVGLAHAGEFGGIEATQRAKSEMVTDLPATATALLNVDDDRVASMRDLTAAQVVGFGTSADADYRITGIETDRSGTRFTLTAPPVPADDPSADGGRPGGPDHVDVRLAILGEHHAMNASAALTVAHRWGVPLADGAAALASMTRAERWRMELLQGGPEGVTVINDAYNASPDSTAAALRTLAQIVRPGERTVAVLGEMAELGEYSVEEHDRIGRLVVRLGIGQLVVVGRGAMPIHQAATLEGSWDGESVYIEDVDDAVHTLQDMLRPGDVVLVKSSKSAELRFLGDRLGGVTE from the coding sequence ATGATCGCCCTGACCCTCGCCGAGATCGCCCGCGCGGTCGACGGCGAGCTGATCGGCGGTGCCCAGGCGACCGACGTCGCCGAGCCCGGCGACCTCGTCGTCGACGGCTCGGTGGAGACCGACTCGCGCCTGGTCCGCCCCGGCAGCGTCTTCTTCGCCCTGCCCGGCGAGGTCACCGACGGACGTCGCTTCGTGCCCGCCGCGACCGAGGCCGGCGCAGCACTGGTGATCACACCCGAGCGCGTCGACACGACCGCGCCGCAGATCGTCGTCGCCGACGGGTACGCCGCTCTCGCCGCGCTCGCGCACGAGGTCGTCACGCGCGTCCGGACGGCCTCCGCCGACCGTGTCGACGCCGAGGGCCGCCCGGCGCCCCTGCACGTCGTCGGCATCACCGGTTCCAACGGCAAGACGAGCACGAAGAACATGCTCCGCACGATCCTCGAGCAGCACGGCGAGACCGTCGCGCCGCAGGGGTCGTTCAACAACCACGTCGGCGCACCGATCTCGATGCTCCGCGTCACGTACGACACCCGGTACCTCGTGGTCGAGATGGGGGCGAGCGGCGTCGGCCACATCGCCAAGCTCGTCTCGATCGCCGAGCCGGACACCGGTGTCGTGCTCAAGGTGGGCCTGGCGCACGCCGGCGAGTTCGGCGGCATCGAGGCGACGCAGCGCGCGAAGTCCGAGATGGTCACCGACCTGCCCGCGACCGCCACCGCCCTGCTCAACGTCGACGACGACCGGGTCGCGTCGATGCGCGACCTGACGGCCGCGCAGGTGGTCGGCTTCGGCACGTCGGCGGATGCCGACTACCGCATCACCGGCATCGAGACGGACCGCAGCGGCACCCGCTTCACCCTCACCGCGCCTCCCGTACCAGCGGACGACCCGTCTGCAGACGGCGGCCGACCGGGAGGCCCGGATCACGTCGACGTGCGCCTCGCGATCCTGGGTGAGCACCACGCCATGAACGCGTCCGCCGCGCTCACGGTCGCCCATCGGTGGGGCGTCCCGCTCGCCGACGGCGCCGCGGCGCTCGCGTCGATGACGCGCGCCGAGCGCTGGCGCATGGAGCTGCTCCAGGGCGGCCCCGAGGGCGTCACCGTCATCAACGACGCCTACAACGCGTCGCCCGACTCCACCGCGGCGGCGCTGCGGACCCTGGCGCAGATCGTGCGTCCGGGGGAGCGGACCGTCGCCGTGCTCGGCGAGATGGCCGAGCTCGGTGAGTACTCCGTCGAGGAGCACGACCGCATCGGTCGGCTCGTCGTCCGCCTCGGCATCGGACAGCTCGTGGTCGTCGGCCGCGGCGCGATGCCCATCCACCAGGCCGCCACCCTCGAGGGATCGTGGGACGGCGAGTCCGTGTACATCGAGGACGTCGACGACGCCGTCCACACCCTGCAGGACATGCTCCGCCCCGGCGACGTGGTCCTCGTCAAGTCCTCGAAGTCTGCCGAACTGCGATTCCTCGGCGACCGCCTCGGAGGTGTCACCGAATGA
- the mraY gene encoding phospho-N-acetylmuramoyl-pentapeptide-transferase has product MIALLVAGAVSLVFTLLLTPFFIKLFHRLGWGQFIRDDGPQSHHTKRGTATMGGIVLIIGAVIGYFVGHLVGGDSVTLSGLLVLFLMVGLGFVGFIDDFLKVRRQRSLGLGGWAKVLGQVIVGVIFATIALVVPTSNGKPPASTMISAIRDVPWLDFMALGTVIGTVLFLAWIVLLTVSTSNGVNVADGLDGLATGSSILAIGSYVIIGFWQSNQLCGGARLDERAADACYTVSNPLDLAVVAAAVCGGLIGFLWYNTSPAQIFLGDTGSLGLGGALAGLAILSRTELLLVLIGGLFFIVTGSVILQRAYFKITHGKRIFLMSPLHHHFELKGWAEVTVVVRFWIIAGLFVAAGVGLFYLEWIARVG; this is encoded by the coding sequence ATGATCGCGCTCCTCGTCGCCGGCGCTGTGTCGCTGGTGTTCACGTTGCTGCTCACCCCGTTCTTCATCAAGCTGTTCCACCGCCTCGGCTGGGGACAGTTCATCCGTGACGACGGCCCGCAGTCGCACCACACCAAGCGCGGGACCGCCACGATGGGCGGCATCGTGCTCATCATCGGTGCGGTCATCGGGTACTTCGTCGGGCACCTGGTCGGGGGCGACTCGGTCACGCTGTCCGGCCTGCTCGTCCTGTTCCTCATGGTCGGGCTCGGGTTCGTCGGCTTCATCGACGACTTCCTCAAGGTCCGGCGGCAGCGCAGTCTCGGCCTCGGCGGCTGGGCCAAGGTGCTCGGTCAGGTCATCGTCGGTGTGATCTTCGCCACGATCGCCCTCGTCGTGCCGACGTCGAACGGCAAGCCGCCGGCGTCCACGATGATCTCGGCGATCCGCGACGTCCCGTGGCTCGACTTCATGGCGCTCGGCACCGTCATCGGCACCGTGCTGTTCCTCGCCTGGATCGTCCTGCTCACCGTGTCCACGTCGAACGGCGTGAACGTGGCGGACGGCCTCGACGGCCTCGCCACCGGGTCGAGCATCCTGGCGATCGGCTCGTACGTCATCATCGGCTTCTGGCAGTCGAACCAGCTCTGCGGCGGGGCGCGGCTCGACGAGCGGGCCGCGGACGCCTGCTACACGGTGTCGAACCCGCTCGACCTGGCGGTCGTCGCCGCCGCGGTCTGCGGTGGGCTCATCGGCTTCCTCTGGTACAACACCTCGCCGGCGCAGATCTTCCTCGGGGACACCGGCTCGCTCGGTCTCGGCGGCGCGCTGGCGGGTCTCGCGATCCTCAGCCGCACGGAGCTGCTGCTCGTGCTCATCGGTGGCCTGTTCTTCATCGTCACCGGATCGGTCATCCTGCAGCGGGCGTACTTCAAGATCACGCACGGCAAGCGCATCTTCCTGATGAGCCCGCTGCACCACCACTTCGAGCTGAAGGGGTGGGCCGAGGTGACCGTCGTGGTCCGCTTCTGGATCATCGCCGGCCTCTTCGTCGCCGCCGGTGTCGGCCTCTTCTACCTCGAATGGATCGCCCGTGTCGGCTGA